One region of Candidatus Hydrogenedens sp. genomic DNA includes:
- a CDS encoding serine/threonine-protein kinase — translation MFWIFKRKKDEDSQPITKSDFDDPNKVELEIKQVGPYEIIAPIGSGGMGTVYKAIDRSKDLTVAVKVLDPRFDEDPKRRKQDFLGREVMIAASLNHPNIIKMDKNIHEAIDIMGRLRRCIVMEYIDGYNLKKHIIERDLNIRQMIDICIKLCHGLDYLHQHGIVHRDVKPANFLFSKDGKQVKIVDFGLSKTNATWRGWLMKETGGTRLYMSPEQILKKNLDLRSDIFSFGITMYELFSGKHPCEGNDAKIVTRQLIDPNYKFVPPSSHNPQITPALDRIILKSLRRKIENRYQSMTELLLDLTRATESRI, via the coding sequence ATGTTCTGGATATTTAAACGCAAAAAAGATGAAGATTCTCAACCTATAACTAAATCAGACTTTGACGACCCTAATAAAGTCGAACTTGAGATTAAGCAAGTTGGACCGTATGAAATCATTGCACCAATTGGTAGCGGTGGTATGGGAACGGTATACAAAGCGATAGACCGTTCAAAAGACCTTACCGTTGCTGTTAAAGTGCTTGACCCACGTTTTGATGAAGACCCAAAACGACGCAAACAAGATTTCCTCGGCAGGGAAGTAATGATTGCCGCATCATTAAACCATCCAAATATTATTAAAATGGATAAAAATATCCATGAGGCTATTGACATAATGGGACGGCTCCGTCGGTGTATTGTTATGGAATATATTGACGGGTACAACCTAAAAAAACATATTATAGAACGTGATTTGAACATACGCCAAATGATTGATATTTGTATAAAACTATGTCACGGACTTGATTACTTGCATCAGCATGGAATCGTTCATAGGGATGTAAAACCTGCAAATTTCCTATTCTCAAAAGATGGTAAACAGGTAAAAATTGTGGATTTTGGTCTATCCAAAACAAATGCAACATGGCGTGGTTGGCTTATGAAAGAAACTGGTGGGACACGTCTTTACATGTCTCCCGAACAGATACTAAAAAAGAATTTAGACCTACGTTCCGATATCTTTTCATTCGGAATTACAATGTATGAACTCTTTTCAGGAAAACATCCGTGCGAAGGAAATGATGCAAAAATAGTTACACGACAATTAATAGACCCAAACTATAAATTTGTTCCTCCATCATCTCATAATCCGCAGATAACACCTGCTTTAGATAGGATTATCTTAAAATCACTACGTCGAAAAATTGAAAATCGATATCAATCTATGACTGAACTATTATTAGATTTAACACGAGCAACAGAATCGAGAATCTGA
- a CDS encoding MoxR family ATPase yields MAGQFREIVKELVQNIETVILDKGQVIRIALSAFLSGGHVLLEDVPGVAKTMLARALAISSGCTYTRIQCTPDLLPTDVTGVSIFNQKTQSFEFRQGPIFSHVVVADEINRATPRTQSALLEAMAEGQVSVDGKTYILNQPFIVFATQNPVEHEGTFPLPEAQLDRFMIRLSMGYPGIMAELDMLERLRLSHPIENLKPVTDPQTIVQMQMKVREIFVHPKVREYMLRVIARTRDHAHVLLGASPRASLMLFRCCQGYAAVLGRGYVIPDDVKALISPVLEHRLILNPESRLRKVTISSVIKEILNEIPVPSASVNQWKTP; encoded by the coding sequence ATGGCAGGACAATTTCGGGAAATAGTCAAAGAACTCGTCCAGAACATAGAGACTGTAATTCTTGATAAAGGACAGGTCATACGAATTGCTTTGTCAGCGTTTCTTTCTGGTGGACATGTCTTACTTGAAGACGTTCCAGGTGTGGCAAAAACAATGTTAGCCAGAGCATTAGCCATTTCCAGTGGATGTACCTACACACGGATTCAATGTACCCCTGACCTTTTACCCACCGATGTTACTGGTGTTTCTATCTTCAATCAAAAAACACAAAGTTTTGAGTTTCGACAAGGACCTATTTTCAGCCACGTTGTTGTCGCTGATGAAATTAACCGTGCCACACCGAGAACACAATCTGCTCTTTTAGAAGCCATGGCAGAAGGGCAAGTTTCTGTTGATGGAAAAACATATATTTTGAATCAGCCGTTTATTGTATTTGCAACTCAAAATCCTGTTGAACATGAAGGCACGTTTCCGTTGCCAGAGGCACAATTAGACCGCTTTATGATACGTTTATCCATGGGATATCCAGGAATAATGGCAGAATTAGACATGTTAGAGCGGTTGAGATTATCACATCCAATTGAAAACCTAAAGCCCGTAACAGACCCTCAAACCATTGTACAAATGCAGATGAAAGTCCGTGAAATTTTTGTACATCCTAAAGTTCGCGAATATATGTTACGAGTTATCGCTCGAACACGGGACCATGCTCATGTACTTTTAGGAGCAAGCCCACGTGCTTCATTGATGCTGTTTCGTTGCTGTCAGGGATATGCTGCAGTATTAGGTAGAGGATATGTCATCCCTGATGATGTGAAGGCATTGATATCTCCTGTGTTGGAACATCGGTTAATACTCAATCCAGAAAGCAGACTCCGAAAAGTAACTATCTCATCCGTTATAAAGGAAATATTAAATGAGATACCAGTACCTTCTGCCAGTGTTAATCAGTGGAAAACTCCCTGA
- a CDS encoding sensor domain-containing diguanylate cyclase: MSLVENNNNNKQTLKEKIHSAGFNQIQPTHKALISINDAGLYYSLCDEAIRNISHSKIENLIVIGDSETMMQLTEIEKIFPNITKIITFGNVPSNWDIPVEYHVPPPFFQPADRILILVSPMIALAFLGTITNIKNTNNHSNFDGAWSYHHQYIRHLLQLFTPTLLAEYTPSKEHLEQIIEITTRIMSFHSNMIVGHESSIELDKNELATVLEILKAISSKKHARDVLYVFVEQISHVVPSDRCSIVRVWGQEDVVHVLASHDDANLYDITVPLIKYPEIRKALSIGDKVVINNVKQDPITQPCLESLIKKGINSILVIPIILYDPEVGSLLLRAVRREATFSLQEINFFEIVTNAAANALEKAQLFETVQEANKKLEQLAITDGLTGIYNHRYFRERLEEEVLRSLRYNLPLSCALFDIDDFKKCNDNYGHLFGDAVLKEIALRIQQAVRRTDIVARYGGEEFIIIMPQTTLDGAYIQAERIRKIIEEKPFEHMGKKINITISGGVAEVVQNEVLSVEDLLRIADQCLYRAKREGKNKVIAPKNVTLNQTEE, encoded by the coding sequence ATGTCATTGGTGGAAAATAACAATAATAACAAGCAAACCCTTAAAGAAAAAATTCATTCCGCTGGTTTCAATCAAATCCAACCTACACATAAAGCATTAATTTCAATTAATGATGCAGGATTGTATTACAGTCTTTGTGACGAAGCAATACGAAATATATCCCACAGTAAGATAGAAAATCTTATTGTAATTGGTGATTCTGAGACTATGATGCAACTAACAGAAATCGAAAAAATATTTCCAAATATAACAAAAATTATTACATTTGGAAACGTACCATCTAATTGGGATATCCCCGTTGAATATCATGTCCCCCCTCCTTTTTTTCAACCAGCAGACCGTATTTTGATTCTGGTATCTCCTATGATTGCGTTAGCCTTTCTCGGAACGATTACAAACATAAAAAACACTAATAATCATAGTAACTTTGACGGAGCATGGTCATACCATCATCAATACATCCGTCACCTGCTCCAATTATTCACACCTACGTTATTGGCTGAATATACTCCTTCAAAAGAGCATTTGGAACAAATTATAGAAATTACAACACGAATTATGTCTTTTCATTCAAACATGATAGTAGGGCATGAATCCTCAATTGAATTAGATAAGAATGAATTAGCGACCGTGTTAGAAATTCTGAAAGCCATCTCATCGAAAAAACATGCCCGTGACGTGCTATATGTCTTTGTCGAACAAATATCGCATGTCGTCCCTTCAGACCGTTGTTCCATAGTCCGCGTATGGGGGCAAGAAGATGTCGTACATGTCCTTGCTTCACATGATGATGCAAATTTATATGATATTACTGTTCCTTTAATCAAATACCCTGAAATACGAAAAGCCCTATCTATTGGTGATAAAGTTGTTATTAATAACGTCAAACAAGACCCAATAACACAACCATGCCTCGAATCTCTTATAAAAAAAGGTATTAATTCAATCTTGGTTATTCCTATTATTCTATATGACCCAGAAGTAGGCTCCCTATTATTACGTGCAGTGCGACGCGAAGCAACCTTTTCATTACAGGAAATAAATTTCTTTGAGATAGTAACCAATGCTGCCGCAAATGCTCTTGAAAAGGCACAGTTATTTGAAACAGTGCAAGAAGCCAATAAAAAGCTGGAACAATTAGCTATTACAGATGGACTTACAGGTATCTATAACCACCGCTATTTTAGAGAGCGGCTAGAGGAGGAAGTCCTTCGTAGCTTACGTTACAATCTACCTTTATCATGTGCTTTGTTTGATATTGATGATTTTAAAAAGTGTAACGATAACTACGGGCATCTTTTCGGCGACGCAGTTCTAAAAGAAATAGCCCTACGTATTCAACAAGCAGTCCGTCGAACAGATATTGTCGCAAGATACGGTGGTGAAGAGTTCATTATCATCATGCCACAGACAACATTAGATGGTGCATACATTCAGGCAGAACGAATAAGAAAGATTATTGAAGAAAAACCATTTGAACATATGGGGAAGAAGATAAATATTACAATAAGTGGCGGTGTGGCAGAGGTTGTTCAGAATGAAGTATTATCTGTTGAAGATTTATTGCGTATAGCTGACCAATGCCTTTACCGTGCTAAACGGGAAGGTAAAAATAAGGTCATTGCACCAAAAAATGTAACCCTAAACCAAACAGAGGAATAA
- a CDS encoding L,D-transpeptidase family protein: protein MPKQYFSSKKKSDRTLLRIFIAVILMLIAVYGVYRLIYWSPEFMKNKNIVEKILPTSEKTNENPFEYFKKLWDESKYDELRTELKKYIKKEKNTENLTQACLMLINVEKKAGNMNDAFSVAEEAQQKCTGSMQYPYLLYQYALTAEDINKKDIARSTYQTIIDRFSKGNRVYGYYGLARLEEKENNKIKARDYAQLAVADAPWDSDIWNEALDLLGKLNVELIFSNIPTPESRVYTVQKGDTIITIGTKLNTPVGMLCRANQLEENAVLRPNQTLKYTPKDFRLFVERSKCRAFLVDDQGIFKRYKVGLGKPGHETALGSYKIGNKQKNPTWFKPGEGPIPAGDPRNELGTRWMPLVPSEPGLPTDLGLHGTIAPETVGTYSSNGCVRFYPEEVEEIYDLIVRSTPVFIKEVVNYEDIFPIEKIDVGISETTPEKKQDTETKTEIKTP from the coding sequence ATGCCAAAACAATACTTTTCCTCAAAAAAGAAATCAGACAGAACGTTACTCCGTATCTTCATAGCGGTAATATTAATGCTTATTGCTGTTTATGGTGTATACAGACTTATATATTGGTCTCCCGAATTTATGAAAAACAAAAATATAGTTGAAAAAATCCTTCCTACCTCAGAAAAAACAAATGAGAACCCATTTGAATACTTTAAAAAACTTTGGGATGAATCCAAATATGATGAACTCCGTACTGAACTAAAAAAATACATAAAGAAGGAAAAAAATACTGAAAATCTGACACAAGCGTGTCTGATGCTCATAAATGTTGAAAAAAAAGCGGGTAATATGAATGATGCCTTTTCCGTTGCAGAAGAGGCACAACAAAAATGCACAGGTAGTATGCAATATCCTTACCTTCTATATCAGTATGCCCTTACTGCAGAAGACATCAACAAAAAGGACATTGCTCGTTCTACATACCAGACCATTATTGACCGCTTTTCAAAAGGAAATCGAGTTTATGGTTATTATGGATTAGCACGTTTAGAAGAAAAGGAAAATAATAAAATTAAAGCACGTGATTATGCACAGTTAGCAGTTGCTGATGCACCATGGGATTCAGATATTTGGAATGAGGCACTGGATTTATTAGGAAAATTAAATGTTGAACTTATTTTTTCAAATATACCGACACCAGAAAGTAGAGTTTATACCGTCCAGAAAGGAGATACAATCATTACTATCGGTACTAAACTAAACACGCCAGTAGGAATGCTTTGTCGTGCTAACCAATTGGAAGAAAATGCTGTTCTTCGTCCCAATCAAACCTTAAAGTATACCCCCAAAGATTTTAGACTTTTCGTGGAACGTTCTAAATGTCGTGCCTTTTTAGTAGATGACCAAGGAATCTTCAAACGATACAAAGTCGGGTTAGGAAAACCAGGCCATGAAACCGCATTAGGCAGTTACAAAATAGGGAATAAACAGAAAAATCCAACGTGGTTTAAACCTGGTGAAGGACCTATCCCTGCTGGAGACCCCCGAAATGAATTGGGAACACGTTGGATGCCATTAGTTCCATCTGAGCCAGGCTTGCCAACAGATTTGGGACTTCATGGGACAATTGCACCAGAAACCGTCGGAACATATTCATCAAATGGATGTGTTCGTTTCTATCCAGAAGAAGTAGAAGAAATTTATGATCTAATAGTCCGCTCTACACCAGTATTCATAAAAGAAGTTGTTAATTACGAAGATATATTCCCCATCGAAAAGATTGATGTAGGTATTTCTGAAACAACCCCAGAAAAAAAACAGGATACAGAAACAAAAACAGAAATAAAAACCCCTTAA
- a CDS encoding DUF1318 domain-containing protein, translating to MKGKFIFFIYTIIGVISLIAFTSCGTLVHSFIRVKPDYTSLPQEDLLKTAQYIEEKIWAGEREPDVSNLGINLDTPQIKQAIRTRAVRHELIKDLLDKGFVYEQNSGLIAIQRNSSYKKSTTRQQRDKNALVVMGENSDRWALYEGIVKANNYPPKSLSAIQDSFYRARTQCLQQGHKYQTPDGKITQK from the coding sequence ATGAAAGGTAAATTTATATTTTTTATCTATACCATAATCGGTGTCATTTCATTGATAGCCTTTACATCCTGTGGAACATTAGTTCACTCATTTATACGAGTAAAACCAGACTATACGTCATTACCTCAAGAAGACCTTTTAAAAACCGCACAATACATCGAAGAAAAAATCTGGGCTGGCGAACGTGAACCAGATGTATCAAATCTCGGGATAAATTTAGATACACCTCAAATAAAACAGGCAATCCGTACCCGTGCAGTTCGTCATGAATTAATAAAAGACCTTCTTGATAAAGGCTTTGTTTATGAACAAAATAGCGGACTTATTGCGATTCAGCGAAATAGTTCCTACAAAAAAAGCACAACACGGCAACAGCGAGATAAAAATGCTCTGGTTGTAATGGGAGAAAACAGCGACCGCTGGGCTCTTTACGAAGGTATTGTCAAAGCCAACAATTATCCACCCAAATCCCTATCCGCTATTCAGGACTCCTTTTACCGTGCACGAACCCAATGCCTCCAGCAAGGACACAAATACCAAACCCCTGACGGAAAAATCACCCAAAAATAG